The Hymenobacter sp. GOD-10R genome includes a window with the following:
- a CDS encoding SDR family oxidoreductase: MTSSNAALLTNRWNLAGRTALVTGASKGIGAAVAAELLQFGATVLAVARQAETLETQVAEWRAQGLDAHALAADVSTAAGRAALLEAVQQHTPKLDILVNNVGTNIRKKTPAYSSDEYQHIMATNLESTFELCRLAYPLLQAAAGSSIVNISSVAGLQHVRTGAIYGMTKAAMIQLTRNLAVEWAADKIRVNVVAPWYIQTPLAAGVLSNDDYRNEVLSRTPMQRIGEPEEVAAAVAFLCLPAASYITGQCLSVDGGFTVNGF, translated from the coding sequence ATGACTTCTTCCAATGCTGCTTTGCTTACCAACCGCTGGAACCTAGCCGGCCGTACGGCCCTCGTCACCGGGGCATCGAAAGGAATCGGTGCGGCCGTTGCCGCTGAGCTGCTCCAGTTTGGCGCCACAGTGCTAGCAGTAGCTCGCCAAGCTGAAACCCTGGAAACGCAAGTGGCCGAATGGCGCGCCCAGGGCCTGGATGCGCATGCCCTAGCTGCCGACGTGAGCACCGCCGCCGGACGGGCTGCCCTGCTCGAAGCGGTACAACAACACACGCCCAAACTGGATATCCTGGTGAATAACGTGGGCACCAACATCCGCAAGAAGACACCGGCTTATAGCTCCGACGAATACCAGCACATTATGGCGACGAACCTAGAGTCGACGTTTGAGCTGTGCCGCCTGGCATACCCGTTGTTGCAGGCTGCGGCCGGAAGTAGCATCGTTAATATCTCTTCAGTGGCCGGGTTGCAGCACGTTCGCACCGGCGCCATCTACGGCATGACCAAAGCCGCCATGATTCAGCTCACTCGCAACCTAGCCGTGGAGTGGGCCGCCGACAAGATTCGGGTGAACGTAGTGGCCCCTTGGTACATCCAGACCCCGCTGGCCGCTGGCGTACTCAGCAACGATGACTATCGAAATGAAGTGCTAAGTCGCACCCCCATGCAGCGCATCGGCGAGCCGGAAGAGGTGGCTGCGGCTGTAGCTTTCCTTTGTCTGCCGGCAGCTAGCTACATCACGGGCCAATGCCTGAGCGTGGACGGTGGCTTCACGGTAAACGGGTTTTAA
- a CDS encoding amidohydrolase codes for MKLAYALLASTLLTTVAAAPPASNAALDARIAKLAAQEESKVIAWRRDLHEHPELGNHETRTAGIVAAHLKSLGIEVKTGVARTGVIGILKGGKPGPVVALRADMDGLPVTESNSLSFMSKAKATYNGQEVGVMHACGHDSHVAMLMGAAEVLSQVRKDLPGTVKFIFQPAEEGSLPGEEGGAKLMVKEGALENPKVDAIFGVHIQAQTEVGKLSYRSGGEMASSDVFNIVVKGKSAHGAYPWLAVDPVVTAAQIIMGLQTIVSRQTELTSDAAVITVGMIHGGVRNNIIPEQVELTGTIRTLDKDMQQKIWAAIRRTATNIAESAGATADVSIQNYAPVTYNNPQLTELMVPSLRTAAGADKVSVQKAVTGAEDFAYFQEKVPGFFVFVGGMSKGTDPATTAPHHTPGFMLDESGFTLGVKTLATLAADYLALKQ; via the coding sequence ATGAAACTTGCTTACGCACTGCTTGCCTCAACCCTGCTAACGACTGTCGCGGCGGCTCCTCCTGCATCCAATGCCGCCCTGGATGCGCGAATTGCCAAGCTAGCTGCCCAAGAGGAATCGAAGGTGATTGCCTGGCGCCGTGACTTGCACGAGCATCCAGAGCTAGGTAATCACGAAACGCGCACGGCTGGCATTGTTGCGGCTCACCTCAAAAGCCTAGGGATCGAAGTAAAAACCGGCGTGGCTCGTACGGGCGTTATTGGCATTCTGAAAGGGGGCAAGCCCGGCCCCGTGGTAGCTCTGCGCGCCGACATGGATGGCTTGCCCGTGACGGAAAGCAACAGCCTGTCGTTCATGTCGAAAGCCAAGGCCACTTACAACGGCCAGGAAGTGGGCGTGATGCACGCCTGCGGCCACGATTCGCACGTGGCCATGCTTATGGGCGCGGCTGAGGTTTTGAGCCAAGTCAGGAAAGATTTGCCGGGCACCGTGAAGTTTATCTTCCAACCCGCCGAAGAAGGTTCGCTGCCCGGCGAGGAAGGAGGCGCCAAGCTGATGGTGAAAGAGGGGGCCCTCGAAAATCCGAAGGTGGATGCCATTTTTGGCGTGCACATTCAGGCTCAAACGGAAGTCGGCAAGCTCTCGTACCGGTCTGGCGGCGAAATGGCCAGCTCCGATGTGTTCAACATTGTGGTGAAGGGTAAATCGGCGCACGGTGCTTACCCTTGGCTGGCTGTTGACCCCGTAGTGACGGCCGCGCAGATTATCATGGGCCTGCAAACTATCGTGAGCCGCCAAACGGAACTGACATCAGATGCGGCGGTGATTACGGTGGGTATGATACACGGCGGCGTGCGCAACAACATTATCCCGGAGCAAGTGGAGCTGACCGGCACTATCCGCACGCTCGATAAAGACATGCAGCAAAAAATCTGGGCCGCTATCCGCCGCACGGCCACCAACATTGCCGAAAGTGCTGGCGCCACGGCCGACGTATCCATTCAGAACTACGCGCCTGTGACGTACAACAACCCGCAACTCACGGAGCTGATGGTGCCCTCCTTGCGTACCGCCGCCGGCGCCGATAAGGTGAGCGTGCAAAAGGCCGTAACCGGCGCCGAAGACTTTGCTTATTTCCAGGAGAAAGTGCCGGGCTTTTTCGTGTTTGTGGGTGGCATGAGCAAGGGCACCGACCCCGCTACCACGGCGCCGCACCACACGCCCGGCTTTATGCTCGACGAAAGCGGCTTCACCCTAGGTGTCAAGACGCTAGCCACGCTAGCCGCCGATTACCTAGCTCTGAAACAGTAG
- a CDS encoding phosphatase PAP2-related protein, with translation MPHYFALIEARHGRVLADPLLARLPAFDTSWITFTIIYLSILMALIHLGQRPLAFVRVLWSYCIMHLIRIGTLWLAPLDPPTGLVLLHDPIVDTLFYPTNPITKDLFFSGHTATLMLLSLGVQSLWLRRMLLVATAAVGFLVLVQHAHYTSDVLAAPVFAGLSYWLAGKLGGKSYTA, from the coding sequence ATGCCGCATTACTTCGCTCTCATTGAGGCGAGACACGGACGCGTGCTCGCTGATCCGCTGCTGGCGCGTCTGCCAGCCTTCGACACGTCCTGGATAACCTTCACGATTATCTACCTGAGTATTCTGATGGCGCTGATTCATTTGGGGCAGCGGCCGCTGGCGTTTGTGCGGGTGCTGTGGTCCTATTGCATCATGCACCTGATTCGGATCGGTACGCTTTGGCTAGCGCCTCTCGACCCTCCCACAGGCCTTGTGCTCCTGCACGACCCTATTGTGGATACGTTGTTTTATCCGACTAACCCTATTACGAAAGATCTGTTTTTCTCTGGCCACACAGCTACCCTTATGCTCCTATCATTGGGCGTGCAGAGTCTGTGGCTCCGGCGTATGTTGCTGGTTGCCACTGCTGCTGTCGGTTTTCTGGTGTTGGTGCAGCACGCGCATTACACCTCCGATGTGCTAGCTGCACCAGTGTTTGCAGGGCTGAGCTATTGGCTCGCTGGCAAGTTGGGTGGGAAGAGCTACACTGCTTAA